The genomic interval CCCACGGCCGTCGCCATCAGGTTGTAGAAAAATGTCGTCTTCCCAGCCCCGGTCATGCCGACAAGCAACAGGTGCTCGTTGACCTGGTCGCGGGTCAACCCGATTCGTCGCCCGTCCGGATCCGTTCCGATGCCAACCGGCCCGTCCACCACCTCGTACGGATAGAACACGTCTTTGGTCACAGCCCGGGCGGCCTGCTGTTCGTAGAGCTCCCGGAGGTCCGCATACGTCTCGGCATCCATCGACGCGATCGTCAGCAACTTCGCCATCCGGTCCTCGGATTCGCCGACCCGTTCCATCAAGGCCTGTAACTGTTCGACCTCGTGGGGCCGCGGCCGCTCACCGGACTCACTCATCGGAGGCTCATGCTCCTCCGGCTAGTCACCGCCACCATCGGAGGTGTCCTCACCGTCAGGCGGCTGCCGCCCGGCCCGTTGTTCGCGGACCTGTTCATGGGCCTGTTCGAGAGTATCGAAGGTGACGTCGCCGGAGGCCAGGACGGTCTCGGCGATCCACCGTGCTTCCTCCGGGGTCAACTGGTCCGTCCGCTCGCCGGACATCTTCTCGCGGATGACCGCGGGGTCGATGGGTGCGGTCGCCTCCACGTCGATACTGGCCCGTACGTGCCGGTCGAAATGCTGGTGTTCAGCCCGCTGGATACCTTCCTTGGCCAGATACTGGAATGGTGGATGGAAGTCGATCGTCGCGCGGTAGAAGAACCCGAGCGTATCCTCGATGGCGGTCCGCAGCGGTGCTGCATCATCGGCCCGGGGATCGAACACCTGGGCGAGGTCCCGTGCTTCCATATGATCGAACAGGAGCGCGAAATCGAAGAGGGCGTGGCGCACCCGGGTCCGGATGGTCGCCCGGATATCGCGTTCGGTCTGTGACCGCGATTCGATCTCCGCTTCCCCAAGGAGGTAGTGGCGTTCTCGTTCATTGAGAATCCCGCGTGGCCGTGACGGATCGGTAGCCTTGTCCATCGGTTATCTCCCCATGGTGTAGGTCAGCACCTCTATGCTTAAGCGTATCGGCATGTTAGCACACCCCGTGGACAGACGACGTCCATTCACTAGGTATGACGCGACACACGGATTCACCGAAGCCATCACAGACGGTCCAGCCCACGGCAAGGAGAACGGCGGACGGATGGCCGCTCGAGTACGACATCGAAGATGAATTCAGTGTTGTCCCGGACCCGGCACTCGAGTACCTCAATGAACGCCAAGCCGACGAGTATCATAGCTACCGGCTCCGGTTATTGACGTGGTTAGTCACGGCGGGGAAATCGCCAGCCGACAATGAGGGCCTCGCGCTCCGGACGGCAAAGAACTACGCCAGTCGCATGGATCAGTTCTATCGATGGCTCTGGGAGTACCATGGCTATACCACACGAGTTCCACACGAGCGTGCCGACCAGTATGTGACGAGCCTTGCCCGAGACACCCTCTGCCAGACTACTGGCACCCCGTACAGTGAGTCCTCGAAACGGAAACTCGTCAATGCCGTCTCCAAACTGGCTGAGTGGCGCCACCTCGAATTTGGGGATGACCGTTGGGAGCCGGACAGAACGTTTAGCGAGACCGCTGCTAACCACGCGGACGTGTTCACCACCGCGGAACGGCACCGCCTCCGCGAGGGCGTCCTTGAGTTTGAGACCATCCCGGCATACAACAATCTCTCGCCGCCCGAGCGTGATCGGTGGAAGGCCTATCTGGCTCAACGGCTTGGCAAGCCCAAAGCCGAGGTCTCCCCTCAAGACTGGACGGTACAGAACACCAGTTGGAAATTCCCTTCCTTGATTCGGACCGCACTTGATGCCGGACTCCGCCCGTGTGAAGTTGAACGGGCAGAGACGGATTGGGTGCGCGCCGAGAAAGAAACACTGTATATTCCGAAGGAGGATGCCTCGAAGAATCGGGAGAACTGGGAGGTCGCCTTACGGCCCGATACGGTAATGGCCCTCCAGAAGTGGCTCGAACAACGCACGAACCAGACGAAGTATGACGGCCGGAAAGCACTCTGGCTCAACCGACAGGCAAACCCATACACGTCCAACACGTTGAATCACTGGCTCCGGAAACTGTGTGACGACGTCGGCATCGACCGCGCGAACCGGAACCTTACATGGTACAGTATCCGGCACAGCGTTGGAACGCTAATGGTGAGCAACGGCACCCTCGCGGAGGCCCGTGACCAACTCCGCCACAAATCTACGGAATCAACCATGCAGTACGTCCATACGACACCTGACGACCGGCGAAAGACACTCGAAAAAATGGGCTGACAATCCTTGAAATTCTTAAGCGAGAATCCGTTTTTGGACTCGTGCTGGATACCTGCTCTACATCTACCACTCAGTGACAATCAGTCCTGAGTGCGTTAGAGGCTTAACTCAACAACAATCACCTACCAAATCCCTGAATAACACAGCAGTGGGTTCTCGGGCATACTTCGGTATATCACGAAGTATTTGCTTCTGTAGTATTGAAATTCAATTAACCAACTATGAGCGATCCAAGCACTACTATAGGCGGAAAACTACTGGCCAGCGGCATTGCGAAAGGTACTAATACGGCCAACCGTA from Halorussus salilacus carries:
- a CDS encoding phage regulatory CII family protein produces the protein MDKATDPSRPRGILNERERHYLLGEAEIESRSQTERDIRATIRTRVRHALFDFALLFDHMEARDLAQVFDPRADDAAPLRTAIEDTLGFFYRATIDFHPPFQYLAKEGIQRAEHQHFDRHVRASIDVEATAPIDPAVIREKMSGERTDQLTPEEARWIAETVLASGDVTFDTLEQAHEQVREQRAGRQPPDGEDTSDGGGD
- a CDS encoding tyrosine-type recombinase/integrase is translated as MTRHTDSPKPSQTVQPTARRTADGWPLEYDIEDEFSVVPDPALEYLNERQADEYHSYRLRLLTWLVTAGKSPADNEGLALRTAKNYASRMDQFYRWLWEYHGYTTRVPHERADQYVTSLARDTLCQTTGTPYSESSKRKLVNAVSKLAEWRHLEFGDDRWEPDRTFSETAANHADVFTTAERHRLREGVLEFETIPAYNNLSPPERDRWKAYLAQRLGKPKAEVSPQDWTVQNTSWKFPSLIRTALDAGLRPCEVERAETDWVRAEKETLYIPKEDASKNRENWEVALRPDTVMALQKWLEQRTNQTKYDGRKALWLNRQANPYTSNTLNHWLRKLCDDVGIDRANRNLTWYSIRHSVGTLMVSNGTLAEARDQLRHKSTESTMQYVHTTPDDRRKTLEKMG